The Geothrix sp. DNA segment CTCCCGCTCTTCGGCGGTGGTGAAGTACATGTTCTCGGCGTAGTTGTCGTAGTGGCCGCTGGTCTTCCAGAGGGCCACGTCCAGGATCTGGGGGGTGATCACTTCGCTATAGCCGTACTTGAAGTAGAGCTCGCGGATGTAGGTCACCAGCTCGTTGTAGACCTGGGTACCCTTGGGATGGAAGAAGGGAGAGGCCGGCGCTTCCGGATGGAAGGAGTAGAGGCCCAGCTCCTTGCCCAGCTTGCGGTGATCCCGGGCCTTGGCCTCCTCCAGGCGCTTCAGGTGCTCATCCAGTTCCTTCTGGCTGTGGAAGGCGGTGCCGTAGATGCGGCTGAGCATCTGGTTCTTCTCGTCGCCCTTCCAGTAGGCGCCGGCGATGCTGAGCAGCTTGAAGGCCTTCAACTTCGCGGTGCTGGGGACGTGGGGGCCGCGGCAGAGGTCGTAGAAATCCCCCTGGCGGTACCCGCTGATGATGTCGCCGGAGGGGATGCTGGAGACCACCTCGACCTTGAGGGGCTCGCCCATCTCGGTGAAGCGCGCCACGGCGGCATCCCGGCTCAGGTCTTCCCGGACCACCTCGACGCCCTCGGCCACGATCTTGGCCATCTCGGCCTCGATGGCCGGCAGGTCCTCGGGCGTAAAGGGCTTCTCCACCCAGAAGTCGTAGTAGAAACCATCCTCGATGACCGGGCCGATGCCGACCTTGGCGCCCGGGTACAGCCGCTTGACCGCGTGGGCCAGGAGGTGGGCCGTGGAGTGGCGGATGAGCTCCAAGCTTTCCGGGGCCTTGTTGGTGACGATCTCAACCTTGACCCCATCCACGAGGGGAGCCTTCAGGTCGGCCAGGTGGCCATCCACCTTGATGGCCAGCGCCGCCTCGAGGAGCCTGGCACCGATCCCACCGGCCAGATCGGCCCCAGTGGCACCCTCGGGCAGCTGCCGAAGGGAGTCGTCTGGAAGGCGGACCTCGATGGACATGGGTTCCTCAGAACAAGAAATGAATTTTATCAGTAAATGACTCCGGGCCATCAAATGTGATGGCCCGGAGGGGTTTTAACGTCGCAGCGACCTACTTTTCCACGCATGTGATGCGCAGTATCATCGGCCCTCCAGGTCTTAACGGCCGTGTTCGGGATGGGAACGGGTGTGACCCCTGGGGAAAAGCCACGACGAAGGGTTAGAAGGCGAGAAGGGTTTAAGGCGAAGCTCTGTAGAGCGTTCGTGGGTATGTCGAATGTTATTGATTGATGAAAGGTCAAGTCAGTGGACCGATTAGTATCGCTCAGCTTAAGCCGTTACCGGCCTTACACATGCGACCTATCAACGTGGTGGTCTTCCACGGGTCTCATAGGGAGATCTCATCTTGAGGGGTGTTTCGCGCTTAGATGCTTTCAGCGCTTCTCACTTCCCGACATAGCTACCCAGCATTGCACCTGGAGGCACAACTGGAACACCAGAGGTCAGTCCATCCCGGTCCTCTCGTACTAAGGACAGGTCCTCTCAAATCTCCTGCGCCCACACTAGATAGGGACCGAACTGTCTCGCGACGTTCTGAACCCAACTCACGTACCACTATTGATCGGCGAACAGCCGAACCCTTGGGACCTGCTTCAGCCCCAGGATGTGATGAGTCGACATCGAGGTGCCAAACCTTGCCGTCGATATGAACTCTTGGGCAAGATCAGCCTGTTATCCCCGGCGTACCTTTTATCCGTTGAGCGATGGCCCTTCCATTCGGGACCACCGGATCACTATAACCTGCTTTCGCACCTGCTCGTCGTGTCTGACTCGCAGTCAAGCTCCCTTATACTATTGCGCTCTGCGGCTGATTTCCAAACAGCCTGAGGGAACCTTCGTACGCCTCCGTTACGCTTTAGGAGGCGACCGCCCCAGTCAAACTACCCGCCTGACATTGTCTTCCACCCGGATCACGGGTGCGAGTTAGAGATCAGCGTTAAACAGGGTGGTATCTCAAGGGTGACTCCACCGACCCTAACGAGCCAGTTTCATAGTCTCCCACCTATCCTGCACAGTCCAACGCCAACCTCAATGTCAAGGTGTAGTAAAGGTGCACGGGGTCTTTCCGTCTAAGTGCGGGTAACCGGCATCTTCACCGGTGCTACAAGTTCGCTGAGTCTCTGCTGGAGACAGTTTCCAGATCGTTACGCCATTCGTGCAGGTCGGAACTTACCCGACAAGGAATTTCGCTACCTTAGGACCGTTATAGTTACGGCCGCCGTTCACCGGGGCTTAAATTCGTAGCTTCGCTTGCGCTGACCACTCCTCTTGACCTTCCGGCACCGGGCAGGCGTCAGCCCCTATACCTCCTCTTTGGAGTTTGCAGAGACCTGTGTTTTTGTTAAACAGTCGCCTGGAACATTTATGTGCCACCACCTCGGGCTATGAACCCTACCGTGGTACCCCTTCTCCCGAAGTTACGGGGTTAATTTGCCGAGTTCCTTCAGCAGAGTTCTCTCAAACGCCTGAGGATTCTCTCCTCGACTACCTGTGTCGGTTTGCGGTACGGACACAAGCACCTCTCCTTAGCAGCTTTTCTCGGCAGTGTAGGATCAGGACTTTTCGTCAGAAACCTTGAGCTCATGGCGCCCGGACTTCCCTAAGCACCACCCTTGGATCCTTTCGCAGAACATTCCATAGCTCTGCGTCCCTACCTTCCTGCGTCCCTGCATCGTACAAACGAGATGCTCATGGTGCTGGAATATTAACCAGCCTTCCATCGCCTACGCCTTTCGGCCTCGGCTTAGGGTCCGACTAACCCAACGCGGATTGACCTTGCGTTGGAAACCTTAGTCTTACGGCGGACGGGGTTCTCGCCCGTCTTTACGCTACTTATGCCGACAGAGTCTCTTCCCATGTCTCCAGCTGTCCTTACGGTCAACCTTCACAGACGTAGGGAATGCTCCCCTACCACTTACGTTCGCAGCTTCGGTAACATGCTTTAGCCCCGTTGAATTGTCGGCACAGACCCGCTTGACCAGTGAGCTATTACGCTTTCTTTAAAGGATAGCTGCTTCTAAGCTAACCTCCTGGCTGTCTAAGCACATCCACATCCTTTTCCACTTAGCATGTATTTTGGGACCTTAGCTGGCGATCTGGGTTCTTTCCCTCTCGACTACGGATCTTATCACCCGCAGTCTGACTGCCGGACTTCACGGCGTGCCATTCGAAGATTGGTTGGATTCAGTAAGCTGGTAAGCCCCCTAGTCCATTCAGGTCTCTACCTGCACGACGAAACATCCGACGCTAGCCCTAAAGCTATTTCGGGGAGAACGAGCTATCACGGAATTTGATTGGCCTTTCACCCCTATCCTCAACTCATCCAAGCGGTTTTCAACCCACACTGGTTCGGACCTCCAATAGGTTTCACCCTACCTTCATCCTGGTCAAGGATAGATCATCCCGTTTCGCGTCTATTTCCAGCGACTGGTCGCCCTATTCAGACTCGGTTTCCCTACGGCACCGCCTCATCGGCTTCGCCTCGCCACTGAAAATAACTAGCCGGCTCATTATGCAAAAGGCACGCGGTTCCCCTGGTAAACCATAGGGGTTCCACTGCTTGTAGATTGACGGTTTCAGGTTCTATTTCACTCCCCTCATCGGGGTTCTTTTCGCCTTTCCCTCACGGTACTGGTTCACTATCGGTCAGATGAACATATTTAGCCTTACCGCATGGTCGCGGCAAATTCTGTCAAGGTTTCTCGTGCCCCGACATACTTGGGAACACCACTCAGAGTCCTCGTAGCTTTCGCATAAGGGGCTATCACCCTGTATCGCCGGCCTTTCCATGCCGTTCCGCTAACTAGAGGTTTTGTAACTCTGTGCCAGGGGGCAGCCCTGACCTGTAGGTCCCACGACCCCCCATACGCAACGCCTGCCGCTTACACGTATGAGGTTTGGGCTCTTCCGGTTTCGCTCGCCGCTACTACCGGAATCACTGTTGTTTTCTGTTCCTGTGGGTACTGAGATGGTTCACTTCCCCACGTTCGCTTCCCGAAGCCTATGAATTCAGCTTCGGGATGACTGAGCTTTCACCCAGACGGGTTTCCCCATTCGGACATTCCCGGATCACCGTTCGCGTGCAACTCCCCGAGACTTTTCGCAGCTTACCACGTCCTTCATCGCTGTCATCTGCCAAGGCATCCACCGTCAACCCTTTGTAACTTGGCCTTCCATCAATGAATAACATTGACTTCAGACCCACGAGAGTATTTCGATTTCGCTAAACTTGCCTCGCCTTAAGCCCACAGCGTCACTTCAACGCCATGGATCACCCTTCTCTATTCCTTCTATTTAAATGTCAAACAACTCTGCCTTTCGGCCACCGACCCTTGAATCGGTCTTGAGCTGGATTCAAACCTCGAAAGGTCTCAACTCAACTCAAATTGGTGGGCCTAGGTGGATTCGAACCACCGACCTCACGCTTATCAGGCGTGCGCTCTAACCAGACTGAGCTATAGGCCCGTGTTCCTTGCTCCATTCGGCGCTGGTGGACCCGACCGGGTTCGAACCGACGACCTCCTGGATGCAAACCAGGCGCTCTCCCAGCTGAGCTACGGGCCCAGTTACAGACGCCCAAACACGCTCGTCAAAGATTGCACGAGCGTCTTTAAAAACCGGATAGATATTGCGATCGGAAGCGTTGACCTATCGTCATCTCATTGAGACGACTCTCCTTAGAAAGGAGGTGATCCAGCCACAGGTTCTCCTACAGCTACCTTGTTACGACTTCACCCCAATCACCAAGTTCACCATTGAGACCTAGCCCCCTTGCGGGTTACCACAGCCTCTTCAAGTGCTCCCGGCTTTCGTGATGTGACGGGCGGTGTGTACAAGGCCCGGGAACGTATTCACCGTATCATTCTGATACACGATTACTAGCGATTCCACCTTCATGTAGTCGAGTTGCAGACTACAATCCGAACTGAGGACGACTTTCTCCGATTAGCTCCATCTCGCGACTTTGCAACGGTTTGTATCGCCCATTGTAGCACGTGTGTAGCCCTGGACATAAGGGCCATGAGGACTTGACATCATCCCCACCTTCCTCCCGGTTAACCCGGGCAGTCCCCGTAGAGTTCCCGCCATGACGCGCTGGCAACTACGGGTAAGGGTTGCGCTCGTTGCGGGACTTAACCCAACATCT contains these protein-coding regions:
- the thrS gene encoding threonine--tRNA ligase encodes the protein MSIEVRLPDDSLRQLPEGATGADLAGGIGARLLEAALAIKVDGHLADLKAPLVDGVKVEIVTNKAPESLELIRHSTAHLLAHAVKRLYPGAKVGIGPVIEDGFYYDFWVEKPFTPEDLPAIEAEMAKIVAEGVEVVREDLSRDAAVARFTEMGEPLKVEVVSSIPSGDIISGYRQGDFYDLCRGPHVPSTAKLKAFKLLSIAGAYWKGDEKNQMLSRIYGTAFHSQKELDEHLKRLEEAKARDHRKLGKELGLYSFHPEAPASPFFHPKGTQVYNELVTYIRELYFKYGYSEVITPQILDVALWKTSGHYDNYAENMYFTTAEEREYAVKPMNCPGHCIMFGAQKHSYRDLPIRYADFGRLHRYERSGVTHGLTRVRTFCQDDAHIYCTPEQIKTEMADFLALLKEVYDTFGFDGMRVALSTRPEKRLGSDEIWDAAENALSEALNEAGMPFTLNPGEGAFYGPKIEFQILDALKRPWQLGTLQVDYMLPERFDLNYTRPDGGEGRPIMLHRAILGSLERFMGILVEHTAGAFPAWLAPVQVAILPITDRANAFSTEAAARAKALGLRAELDARNESLKAKIREAQLAKVPYMLVIGDREAEAGTVSVRHRHRGDLGVQPLEGFLQALAAEVKDRQR